GACCTGCGCCGAGCCGCCGCCCATGTCGATCGTCTCGAGCGCGTGCCGCCCGACGAGCGCGACCGACGTGCCGCGCCCGAGCGGGAGGACGGCGTCGCGGTTCGTCAGGACCGTCATGCCCTGCGCGGCGAGGCGCGTGAGCTGCTCCCGGCGCACCGCGCTGTCGGGCGCGGGGAGGTCGTCCGGGTACGAGCGGAGCTCGCCCAGCGCGCCGACGCGGTCCGCGAGCACGAGGAGGCGCGCGAGGTGGTCGTCGACCACGGACTCGTCGACCTCGCCCGAGCGCACCGCGGCGACGAGCGCGTCGCCCCACGGGCCGTCGGGGCCGGGCATCACGAGGTCGAGCCCGCCGTTGGCCGCGGGGCCGGCGGTCCTCGTGGCGAACCAGTCGGACATGACGAGGCCGGTCCAGCCCCACTCGCCCTTGACGACCTCGTTGATCACGTGGTCCTGCTCGGTCGCCGCGACGCCGTTGACGTCGTTGTACGCGGCCATCATCGACCAGGGGTCCGACTCCTGCGTCGCGATCTCGAAGGGGAGCAGGTAGAGCTCCCGGAGCGTCGCCTCGTCCACCACGCTGTTCATCGTGTTGCGCTGCGTCTCGGACTCGTTGGCCACGAGGTGCTTGAGGCAGGCCCCGACGCGCAGCGACTGCAGGCCGTCGACGTAGGACGCCGCGAGCCGGCCGGTGAGCAGCGGGTCCTCGGAGTACGCCTCGAAGACGCGCCCGTTGAGCACCGAGCGGTGCAGGTTGATCGTCGGGCCGAGCACGACGTGGATCTCCTGGGCGAGCGCCTCCTCGGCGAGCATCCGGCCGACCTCACGGGTCGTCTCGGGGTCCCAGGCGGAGGCGAGCAGCGTCGCGTTGGGGAACAGGGCGACCTTGCGACCGCCCGTGAACTTCAGCCCGCGCACACCGGTCGGTCCGTCGGACAGGCGCAGCTCGCCGAGCCCGATCGACTCGTCGGGGGCCAGCGTGAACGCCGTCGCCCCCGTGAGGAGGCGCACCTTGGTGGGCAGGTCGAGCGTCCGGACGAGCGCGCGCACGTCGGTCTGCGTGGAGACGGGGGACATGGTCATCACTTCACCTTCTTGACGGGGATGATGGCGAGCGCGCCGACGAACACCAGCAGCGCCGCGACGATGTAGAGCCGGTCGTAGTTGAGGGCGGGCCCGGCGATGAGCAGGGCTCCGAGGAACGGCGCGACCGACTGCGGGCCGGCGTTGGCGATGTTGAAGACGCCCAGGTCCTTCGCGGCGTCGTCGGGGTTCGGCAGCACCTCGATGACGAGCGCGAGGTCGACGCCCATGTAGATGCCGAACGCGGCGCCCAGGAGCACCTCGACGAGGTAGAACCCGCCGACGGTCGTGACCTGGGTGAGCAGGCCGAGCCCCACGGCGAACAGCGCCGTCGAGGCGAAGACGAAGACCTTGCGGCGGGCGAGCCGGTCGGACACGATCCCGGCGAGCTGCCCGACGACCACGAGCACGACGGTGTAGATGAGCACGCCGGTGAAGATGGTGTCGGTCGCCTGCTTGTCGGTGAGCCCCAGGTTGTCCTTCATCCAGAAGAACCGGAACGTCGAGAACAGGAAGCTGCCGAGCGTCAGCAGGAACCGCGACCACCAGGCCCACGCGAAGTCGGCGTGCTTGCGGGGGTCGATCCAGAAGGTGTTCAGCCACGCCCGCACGTCCATCGGCCCGGGACGCTCGGTCAGCGGGCGATCCTTCAGGACGAGCGAGAAGGTCAGCATCCCGAGGACGCCGATCACGGCGGGCACCATGAACAGCGGGACCATCGCGTTCGTGAACAGCCCGGCGACCCAGATCGAGGCGAGGATGCCGACGTTCTGCATCACGCCGGCGAGCGCGCTGATGCGTGCGGTCTGCGACTTCGGGACCTGGTCGGCGATGGTCGCGAGGTAGGCGGCGAAGCACGCGTTGGCCGCGAGCTGCGCCAGGAACCAGCCGACGACGAGCGTGGGCACGTTGTCGGCGAGGGAGATCAGCAGGAGGCACGCA
The Cellulomonas sp. NS3 DNA segment above includes these coding regions:
- a CDS encoding MFS transporter, with product MSSGTPVQPFSPPTPDTTEPSASIVTSGIPGHERPVPTSEHAPPTEPVRAPFVLGFAFAQLALFIALLGPVMVSMAIKVIRVVGPENATTAQGLILGVGAFAALLANPIFGRLSDRTMSRFGRRRPWMVGGSLALAACLLLISLADNVPTLVVGWFLAQLAANACFAAYLATIADQVPKSQTARISALAGVMQNVGILASIWVAGLFTNAMVPLFMVPAVIGVLGMLTFSLVLKDRPLTERPGPMDVRAWLNTFWIDPRKHADFAWAWWSRFLLTLGSFLFSTFRFFWMKDNLGLTDKQATDTIFTGVLIYTVVLVVVGQLAGIVSDRLARRKVFVFASTALFAVGLGLLTQVTTVGGFYLVEVLLGAAFGIYMGVDLALVIEVLPNPDDAAKDLGVFNIANAGPQSVAPFLGALLIAGPALNYDRLYIVAALLVFVGALAIIPVKKVK